CTTGATGATGCCGCGCTCGATACGACCCGTCGCGACGGTGCCGCGGCCCGTGATCGAGAACACGTCTTCGACCGGCAGCGCGAACGGCTTGTCGATCTCGCGGACCGGTTCCTTGATGTACGTATCCAGCGCCGAGTAGAGCTCCTCGAGCTTGTCGACCCACTGCTTCTCGCCGTTGATCGCGCCGATCGCCGAGCCGCGGATGACCGGGGTCTCGTCGCCGGGGTAATCGTACTTGGAGAGCAGCTCGCGCACCTCGAGATCGACGAGATCGAGCAGCTCGGCGTCGTCGACCAGGTCGCACTTGTTGAGGAAGACGACGATCGCGGGCACGTTCACCTGACGGGCGAGCAGGATGTGCTCGCGCGTCTGCGGCATCGGACCGTCCACGGCCGACACCACGAGGATCGCGCCGTCCATCTGCGCGGCGCCCGTGATCATGTTCTTGACGTAATCAGCGTGGCCCGGGCAGTCGACGTGCGCGTAGTGACGGTTCGGCGTCTCGTATTCGACATGCGACGTCGCGATCGTCAGGATCTTCGTCGCGTCGCGGCGGCCCTGCGACGCGGACGCCTTCGCGACCTCGTCGTAGGCGATGTACTTCGTGCCGTAGCCCTTGTCGGACGACACCTTCGTGAGCGCCGCGGTGAGCGTCGTCTTGCCGTGATCGACGTGGCCGATGGTGCCGACGTTCACGTGCGGCTTGTTCCGCTCGAACTTTGCCTTTGCCATTGTACGAATCCTGGTTGGTTAAGTCGTTACTGCCCGTTTCTGCCTTACGCCTTCACTTTGGCGACGATCTCTTCAGCCTTCGACTTCGGCACTTCTTCATAGTGCGCGAATTCCATCGAGTACACGGCGCGGCCCTGGCTCATCGAGCGCAGCTTCGTCGAATACCCGAACATCTCGGCGAGCGGCACGGTCGCGGCGATCACCTGCGCTTCGCCACGCTGCGTCATTCCGCCGATCTTGCCGCGACGCGCCGACAAATCGCCGAGCACGTCGCCCATGAACGCGTCAGGAGTGACCACTTCCACGTTCATCATGGGCTCGAGGATCACGGGATGCGCGCGCTTCGCCGCCTCCTTGAACGCCATCGAGCCGGCGATCTTGAACGCCATTTCGCTGGAGTCGACTTCGTGATAGGAGCCGTATACCAGCTCGACCTTGACGTCCACCATCGGATAGCCCGCCAAGACGCCGTTCTCGAGCGCTTCCTTGATGCCCTGCTCGACCGGCGCGATGTACTCGCGCGGGATCACACCGCCCACGACCTTGTCCTCGAAGATGAAGCCCGCGCCCGTGTCGCTCGGCTCCATGTTGATGACGACGTGGCCGTACTGGCCCTTACCACCCGACTGGCGGATGAACTTGCCTTCGACCTTCTCGACGCGCTTGCGGATGGTTTCTCTGTAGGCGACCTGGGGCCGACCAATATTGGCGTCGACCTTGAACTCTCTCATCATGCGGTCGACGATGATCTCGAGATGCAGCTCGCCCATCCCCGAGATGATCGTCTGCGACGTCTCTTCATCGGTGTGCACGCGGAACGTCGGATCTTCTTCCGACAGCTTCGCGAGCGCGATGCCGAGCTTGTCCTGGTCCGCCTTCGTCTTCGGCTCGATCGCGACGTCGATGACGGGGTTCGGGAACTTCATCGCCTCGAGGATGATCGGATGCTCGTCGTCGCACATCGTGTCGCCCGTGCGGGTGTCCTTCAACCCGATGGCGGCCGCGATGTCGCCGGCGCGCACCTCTTCGATCTCTTCGCGCTTGTTCGCGTGCATCTGCAGCACGCGGCTCACGCGCTCGCGCTTGTCCTTCGTCGAATTGTACACGTACGAGCCCGACTTGAGCACGCCTGAGTACACTCTAAAGAACGTCAGCTTTCC
The Gemmatimonadaceae bacterium DNA segment above includes these coding regions:
- the tuf gene encoding elongation factor Tu, which codes for MAKAKFERNKPHVNVGTIGHVDHGKTTLTAALTKVSSDKGYGTKYIAYDEVAKASASQGRRDATKILTIATSHVEYETPNRHYAHVDCPGHADYVKNMITGAAQMDGAILVVSAVDGPMPQTREHILLARQVNVPAIVVFLNKCDLVDDAELLDLVDLEVRELLSKYDYPGDETPVIRGSAIGAINGEKQWVDKLEELYSALDTYIKEPVREIDKPFALPVEDVFSITGRGTVATGRIERGIIKVGEEVALVGFGSDKKSVVTGVEMFRKLLDQGQAGDNVGLLLRGIEKDAIERGMVLAKPGSIKPHTKFEAEVYVLNKDEGGRHTPFFKGYRPQFYFRTTDVTGSIELPAGTEMVMPGDNIQMTIELITPIAMEEQVRFAIREGGRTVGAGVVTKILA
- the fusA gene encoding elongation factor G, which codes for MARTTSLDHYRNIGIMAHIDAGKTTTTERILYYTGKAHKIGEVHEGTATMDWMEQEQERGITITSAATTAFWTRNNVEYRINIIDTPGHVDFTVEVERSLRVLDGAVTLLDSVAGVEPQTETVWRQADRYGVPRIIFSNKMDRTGADFDRCLSMIRDRLSKDAYPLQLPVGSGELFTGHIDVLERKQYIFDEATLGKTFTVVDVPEQYKAAVEQARHDVIDHAVAVAQDDALMEKYLGGEELSLDEIRKAIRTATVTGKMIPVLCGASFKNKGVQALLDAVIDYLPAPVDVPAIKGHLPHHDEHFAERPVTDDAPFAALAFKIATDPFVGKLTFFRVYSGVLKSGSYVYNSTKDKRERVSRVLQMHANKREEIEEVRAGDIAAAIGLKDTRTGDTMCDDEHPIILEAMKFPNPVIDVAIEPKTKADQDKLGIALAKLSEEDPTFRVHTDEETSQTIISGMGELHLEIIVDRMMREFKVDANIGRPQVAYRETIRKRVEKVEGKFIRQSGGKGQYGHVVINMEPSDTGAGFIFEDKVVGGVIPREYIAPVEQGIKEALENGVLAGYPMVDVKVELVYGSYHEVDSSEMAFKIAGSMAFKEAAKRAHPVILEPMMNVEVVTPDAFMGDVLGDLSARRGKIGGMTQRGEAQVIAATVPLAEMFGYSTKLRSMSQGRAVYSMEFAHYEEVPKSKAEEIVAKVKA